In one Vulgatibacter incomptus genomic region, the following are encoded:
- a CDS encoding TlpA family protein disulfide reductase — translation MRRLLFFIVVAAVIGACGPIDDGVGGTGGDGGQSDRSQYPTGPYGVKERSVIDNLSFADVEGAPISLNDIFSNEKNRVLLISAAAEWCAPCIEEKQKLAALYNEFHGRGLEVMVGIFQNAKSQPATLETIRAWRNDPKGVLPYHVVLDDQFKLGNYYNTDLFPMNMVVNLDDMKIVKIMTSFDEPTIRAVIQGYLPK, via the coding sequence ATGCGTCGACTTCTGTTCTTCATCGTTGTTGCTGCCGTCATCGGCGCCTGCGGACCCATCGACGACGGCGTCGGCGGCACCGGTGGCGACGGCGGCCAGAGCGATCGGAGCCAGTACCCCACCGGCCCCTACGGCGTGAAAGAGCGCTCGGTCATCGACAACCTCTCGTTCGCCGACGTCGAGGGGGCACCGATCAGCCTGAACGACATCTTCTCGAACGAGAAGAATCGGGTGCTCCTCATCTCCGCCGCAGCCGAGTGGTGCGCGCCGTGCATCGAGGAGAAGCAGAAGCTCGCGGCGCTGTACAACGAGTTCCACGGCCGCGGACTCGAGGTGATGGTCGGCATCTTCCAGAACGCCAAGTCCCAGCCGGCGACCCTCGAGACCATCCGCGCCTGGAGGAACGACCCGAAGGGCGTCCTCCCGTATCACGTGGTGCTCGACGACCAGTTCAAGCTCGGCAACTACTACAACACCGACCTCTTCCCGATGAACATGGTGGTGAATCTCGACGATATGAAGATCGTCAAGATCATGACCAGCTTCGACGAGCCGACCATTCGAGCCGTGATCCAGGGGTACCTCCCGAAATGA
- a CDS encoding TlpA disulfide reductase family protein gives MMIRNALIRTLLALSVLFIAAPALADDARSPAPDFTLRTLSGDRVKLSDYRGKVVLLSFWATWCGPCKQELPVLQALLDKHGKDGLAVLAVNIDDPKTAAEVRRFVADRKLSMPVPLDSDSKVLGKFNPRFAVPFLQVIDTEGRRAFQHTGFSSGAETTLEAEVASLLAQKPATTSNP, from the coding sequence ATGATGATCCGAAATGCCCTGATTCGTACGCTCCTGGCCCTCTCGGTCCTCTTCATCGCGGCGCCGGCCCTGGCGGACGACGCGCGGTCCCCGGCGCCCGACTTCACCTTGCGCACCCTCTCGGGTGATCGGGTCAAGCTCTCGGACTATCGCGGCAAGGTCGTCCTCCTGAGCTTCTGGGCCACGTGGTGCGGCCCCTGCAAGCAGGAGCTCCCGGTGCTCCAGGCCCTCCTCGATAAGCATGGGAAGGACGGCTTGGCCGTGCTTGCGGTGAACATCGACGATCCGAAGACCGCCGCCGAGGTCCGGCGCTTCGTGGCGGACCGCAAGCTGAGCATGCCCGTGCCGCTCGATTCGGACAGCAAGGTCCTGGGCAAGTTCAACCCGAGGTTCGCCGTTCCGTTCCTCCAGGTGATCGACACCGAGGGCCGGCGCGCCTTCCAGCACACCGGCTTCAGCAGCGGCGCCGAGACGACCCTCGAGGCCGAGGTGGCCTCGCTGCTCGCCCAGAAGCCCGCGACGACCTCCAATCCATGA
- the asd gene encoding aspartate-semialdehyde dehydrogenase — translation MKRIPVAVIGATGLAGQQFLAALGRHPIFDLVAVAASSRSAGKAYRDAIRDEQGASRWFAGGPLPEAFGELIVEDASRLDPAGLGLVFSAVDGEQARELEARIARTTPVVSTASAFRYEDDVPLIVPPVNPDHVELLGIQQRRRGWKGFVAPIPNCTTTGLAITLAPLVRSFGVELALMTSMQAVSGAGRSPGVPALDVVDNVIPYIPKEEEKVASESRKILGTLEGEGIVPHPLAVSCTCTRVAVLDGHTESVFVRLERRASPESLIEALRGFASAPDVQGLPSAPPRWIEVSDDPFRPQPRLDRDAGDGMVTTVGRVREDPALGNGAKYVLVSHNTKMGAAKGAILLAELLHARGWV, via the coding sequence ATGAAGCGAATCCCCGTCGCCGTGATCGGCGCCACAGGCCTCGCCGGCCAGCAGTTCCTGGCGGCCCTCGGCCGCCATCCGATCTTCGATCTCGTCGCCGTGGCCGCGAGCAGCAGGAGCGCCGGCAAGGCGTACCGCGACGCGATCCGCGACGAGCAGGGCGCCAGCCGCTGGTTCGCCGGCGGGCCGCTCCCGGAGGCGTTTGGCGAGCTGATCGTCGAGGACGCGAGCCGCCTGGACCCTGCGGGACTCGGCCTGGTCTTCTCGGCCGTCGATGGAGAGCAGGCCCGCGAGCTGGAGGCCCGGATCGCCCGGACCACGCCCGTGGTCTCTACCGCCAGCGCCTTTCGCTACGAGGACGACGTCCCGCTGATCGTCCCGCCGGTCAACCCCGACCACGTCGAGCTCCTCGGGATCCAGCAGCGCCGGCGCGGTTGGAAGGGCTTCGTCGCGCCGATCCCCAACTGCACCACCACCGGCCTCGCCATCACGCTCGCGCCCCTCGTCCGCTCCTTCGGGGTCGAGCTCGCGCTGATGACCTCGATGCAGGCGGTCTCGGGCGCCGGCCGGTCGCCGGGCGTCCCCGCCCTGGACGTCGTCGACAACGTGATCCCCTACATCCCCAAGGAGGAGGAGAAGGTCGCCAGCGAGAGCCGGAAGATCCTCGGGACCCTGGAAGGGGAGGGGATCGTGCCCCATCCGCTCGCCGTGTCGTGCACCTGCACCCGCGTCGCCGTGCTCGATGGACACACGGAGAGTGTCTTCGTGCGCCTGGAGCGCCGGGCGTCCCCCGAGAGCCTGATCGAGGCCCTCCGCGGGTTCGCCTCGGCTCCCGACGTCCAGGGGCTCCCGTCGGCGCCGCCGCGTTGGATCGAGGTGAGCGACGACCCGTTCCGGCCCCAGCCCCGCCTCGATCGCGACGCCGGCGACGGGATGGTCACCACGGTCGGCCGTGTTCGCGAGGATCCCGCACTTGGCAACGGCGCCAAGTACGTCCTCGTCTCCCACAACACGAAGATGGGCGCCGCCAAGGGCGCCATCCTCCTGGCCGAGCTCCTCCACGCCCGCGGCTGGGTCTGA
- a CDS encoding Stp1/IreP family PP2C-type Ser/Thr phosphatase → MKVASFGATDVGRRRKDNEDAFLADDELGLYAVCDGMGGHAAGEVAAARTLEVIREHVAAHADVVAALAADPSPKSGAAAVQLVEAAIQRACAEVYRLAQADASKRGMGTTCVALIVSGEKGVIGHVGDSRIYLVRGGQVHRLTEDHTLVQAQLKQGVITREQAETSPYRNVITRAVGIQESVHVDTLLTDVQADDVFILCSDGLCGYVDDEETSAVFTAAPASMLPRSLIDLANERGGRDNITVITVHAQGAAGQVGEAEARIDALRRIPLFMHLSYKEQMAALAIANSRSFEAGEPILNEGEPGAQLFVVVKGKVAVEAGGTRIAEIGRGGHFGEMGLIEPASRSASVRALEPTRCIELGRTELMALMRKEPVLAVKLLWSLVQALSERLRSTSAELSGARQELSRGAEGGADEKKSVRPFGETGP, encoded by the coding sequence GACGCCTTCCTCGCCGACGACGAGCTCGGGCTCTACGCGGTCTGCGACGGGATGGGCGGACACGCCGCCGGAGAGGTGGCCGCTGCCCGTACGCTCGAGGTCATCCGCGAGCACGTCGCCGCCCACGCCGACGTCGTGGCGGCTCTGGCGGCGGATCCGTCGCCCAAGAGCGGCGCGGCGGCGGTGCAGCTCGTGGAGGCCGCCATCCAGCGTGCCTGCGCCGAGGTCTATCGGCTCGCCCAGGCCGACGCGTCCAAGCGCGGGATGGGAACGACCTGCGTGGCGCTCATCGTCTCGGGCGAGAAGGGCGTGATTGGCCACGTCGGCGACTCGCGCATCTATTTGGTGCGTGGCGGTCAGGTCCATCGGCTGACCGAGGATCACACGCTCGTCCAGGCGCAGCTCAAGCAGGGCGTGATCACGCGAGAGCAGGCGGAGACGTCGCCCTATCGGAACGTGATCACCCGGGCTGTGGGGATCCAGGAGTCGGTCCACGTCGACACCCTTCTCACCGACGTGCAGGCCGACGACGTCTTCATCCTTTGCTCGGACGGGCTCTGCGGCTACGTCGACGACGAGGAGACCTCCGCGGTCTTCACCGCCGCCCCGGCTTCTATGCTCCCCCGTTCGCTGATCGATCTCGCGAACGAGCGAGGCGGACGCGACAACATCACCGTGATCACGGTCCACGCCCAGGGCGCAGCGGGCCAGGTGGGGGAGGCCGAGGCGCGGATCGACGCGCTCCGCCGGATCCCCCTCTTCATGCACCTCTCCTACAAGGAGCAGATGGCCGCCCTGGCCATCGCGAACTCGCGCTCCTTCGAGGCCGGCGAGCCGATCCTGAACGAGGGGGAGCCGGGCGCGCAGCTCTTCGTCGTGGTGAAGGGCAAGGTCGCCGTGGAGGCCGGCGGCACCCGCATTGCGGAGATCGGCCGCGGAGGCCACTTCGGCGAGATGGGCCTCATCGAGCCCGCCAGCCGCTCCGCCTCGGTGAGGGCGCTCGAGCCGACGCGGTGCATCGAGCTGGGCCGGACCGAGCTCATGGCGCTCATGCGCAAGGAGCCCGTCCTCGCGGTGAAGCTCCTCTGGAGCCTGGTCCAGGCGCTCTCCGAGCGGCTGCGATCCACCAGCGCGGAGCTCTCCGGCGCGCGGCAGGAGCTCTCTCGAGGAGCCGAAGGCGGAGCAGACGAAAAGAAGAGCGTCCGCCCATTCGGAGAGACCGGCCCCTGA